One genomic window of Camelina sativa cultivar DH55 chromosome 5, Cs, whole genome shotgun sequence includes the following:
- the LOC104789763 gene encoding F-box/LRR-repeat protein At3g58980-like, translating into MDRIISDLPDEIIRLIVSFLAAKDAASLLVTSRLFGTLYTIIPDLEFDCKAKFQRTFTDFVSEAMARLETTTCIRRFSLNPESGLDPDRINNWLRDVLKHRGVMVLEMGIYGENGYTLPLEIFTCKTLNKLKLGREIVISVLPQNALLPSLETLVFDSVRFCNPVDCAFKAFLSACIGILFYKSYPLAKQWSPIYLCNLSHGIVSSQSLQRLTIGRELVDFEGPNPQYISFDTPSLAYLDYCDYVPDGYTTVNFESLVEAKLNLHLMVNRRWDGRFANDGDVLSSNATNLIQGIRNVQILELSSPYTFETLYFFHDAIPVFEKLHHLTMINYNMGFCWRFLPYLLNKAPNLKTLVIKRGVHCLEPDDAEEPDYVYGCVLGYSCLLSCPLEVLEITLLDDGTIGELQQVEHFLRKLPCLEVLRVHSLSWKRLSDEEKLRITMDLQMLRRASSKCKIQISFT; encoded by the exons ATGGATCGGATCATAAGCGATCTACCAGATGAAATTATTAGGCTAATCGTGAGTTTTCTTGCTGCAAAGGACGCTGCGTCTTTGTTGGTTACCTCAAGGTTGTTTGGGACTCTCTATACCATCATACCAGATCTTGAATTCGATTGCAAAGCTAAGTTTCAGAGGACTTTCACGGATTTCGTGAGTGAAGCAATGGCTCGGCTGGAAACTACTACGTGCATAAGGAGGTTCTCTTTAAATCCTGAAAGTGGTCTTGATCCTGATCGTATCAACAACTGGCTACGAGATGTGTTGAAGCATCGTGGTGTCATGGTTCTTGAAATGGGCATATATGGTGAAAATGGATATACATTGCCTTTGGAGATCTTCACTTGCAAGACACTCAATAAGCTGAAACTAGGGCGGGAAATTGTTATTAGTGTGCTGCCTCAGAATGCTTTGCTACCAAGCCTTGAGACTCTCGTTTTTGACTCCGTTCGGTTCTGTAATCCTGTTGACTGTGCGTTCAAGGCGTTTCTTTCGGCTTGTATTGGGATATTATTCTACAAATCATATCCC CTGGCTAAGCAATGGTCTCCTATATATCTCTGTAATCTCTCTCACG GCATCGTGTCTAGTCAAAGTCTTCAAAGACTTACTATTGGTCGTGAGCTGGTAGATTTTGAAGGGCCTAATCCACAGTACATTAGTTTTGATACTCCAAGTCTTGCCTACTTAGACTACTGTGATTATGTCCCGGATGGGTATACAACTGTTAATTTCGAGTCCCTTGTGGAAGCCAAGCTCAATCTTCATTTGATGGTAAATCGACGATGGGATGGACGGTTTGCAAATGATGGTGATGTCTTGTCTAGCAATGCAACAAATCTGATTCAAGGGATCAGAAATGTCCAGATCCTGGAATTATCATCTCCGTATACTTTCGAG ACGCTTTACTTCTTCCATGATGCAATTCCAGTATTTGAGAAGCTTCATCATCTAACtatgataaattataatatgGGATTCTGTTGGAGGTTCCTTCCCTATTTGCTAAACAAGGCTCCAAATCTGAAGACCCTTGTTATCAAG CGTGGAGTGCACTGTCTTGAACCTGACGATGCTGAAGAACCTGACTATGTTTACGGGTGTGTGTTGGGATATTCTTGTCTGCTGTCATGTCCTCTAGAGGTCTTGGAGATAACTTTATTGGACGACGGAACCATCGGTGAGTTGCAGCAAGTGGAACATTTCTTACGAAAGCTTCCATGTCTTGAGGTGCTGAGAGTTCATTCTTTGAGTTGGAAAAGATTAAGCGACGAGGAAAAGTTAAGAATCACCATGGATCTGCAAATGCTTCGAAGAGCTTCTTCCAAGTGCAAGATCCAGATTAGTTTTACCTAA
- the LOC104789764 gene encoding F-box/LRR-repeat protein At3g59210-like, with the protein MNRDKCQRRKKSDDEEGDAISRLPEDLLLHILSLLPTREAALTSVLSKRWRDLFTLLQPDSYDFDDSVFMPCLSPEECPRTSFREFVNRVLSRQPNSPITKFSLTCHQGVDKDLVADWTRIALTRGATDLTLIVLFPASRIYSLPSSIFFYSRNLIKLKLGCGRLGIIHHNLFWGDFIFTNLRTLHLDSIDLGRSCESFAHLISRCPMLEELIVNCIRWHHWNSASVCSLTLKTLTIDCEHYLPSMNSFVFKKRRGKLASGNDVFVDPPDARSEFGSRSPHDISFDTPNLLYLNYSDFVARNYPLVKLDSLVEARLDVGSNRRQMHARDSVELRVRWDATNLIMGIQNVQTLHLTSATIEAIEDFCKTVPVFNNLNHLSIESDDERGWQALPLLLINCPSLHTLVFHGLHHRVSDGCGDACDCIPPPPSSSSCLSSCPVKILKILDFGATCGEMSLVEHFLKKLPRLEQVIIVLLHCDSFIEEGCDRFEVSKALEMAPRASPNCKLKVVNN; encoded by the exons ATGAACAGAGATAAATGTCAAAGGAGGAAGaaaagtgatgatgaagaaggagatgcaaTCAGCAGACTACCAGAGGATCTACTTCTTCACATCTTGTCTCTCCTTCCGACAAGAGAGGCAGCTTTGACATCTGTTCTGTCCAAGAGATGGCGAGATTTGTTTACACTGCTGCAACCAGATAGTTATGATTTTGATGACTCCGTCTTTATGCCTTGTCTAAGTCCCGAAGAATGCCCAAGGACTAGTTTCAGAGAGTTTGTAAACAGAGTTCTTTCTCGTCAACCCAATTCCCCCATTACCAAATTCTCTCTCACATGCCATCAGGGTGTTGACAAAGATCTTGTTGCGGATTGGACACGCATAGCTCTGACACGTGGAGCAACAGATCTTACTTTAATAGTGCTCTTCCCTGCTTCACGAATATATTCACTGCCTTCTAGTATCTTCTTCTATAGCCGTAACTTGATTAAGCTAAAACTAGGATGTGGGAGACTTGGTATCATCCACCACAATCTATTTTGGGGAGACTTTATCTTTACCAATCTTAGAACTCTGCATCTTGATTCTATTGACCTTGGTCGAAGCTGTGAGAGTTTTGCTCACCTTATATCCAGATGCCCTATGCTTGAGGAGTTGATCGTGAATTGTATAAGATGGCACCACTGGAACTCTGCATCAGTGTGTTCCCTTACCCTCAAGACACTAACTATTGATTGTGAACATTACCTACCATCCATGAATAGTTTTGTATTCAAGAAACGTCGAGGGAAGCT GGCATCCGGTAACGACGTGTTTGTTGACCCTCCGGATGCACGCTCTGAATTCGGCAGTCGGAGCCCTCACGATATTTCCTTTGATACTCCAAACCTCCTCTACTTAAACTACTCAGATTTTGTTGCCCGCAACTATCCGCTTGTCAAATTGGATTCCCTTGTCGAAGCTAGGCTAGATGTTGGATCGAATAGAAGGCAGATGCATGCACGAGATTCGGTCGAACTTAGAGTTCGTTGGGATGCCACCAATCTTATCATGGGGATACAAAATGTTCAAACCCTTCACTTAACTTCTGCTACAATTgag GCGATTGAAGACTTCTGTAAGACCGTACCTGTATTCAACAACCTTAATCATCTATCAATTGAAAGTGACGATGAACGAGGATGGCAAGCCTTGCCTCTCTTGCTCATCAACTGCCCCAGTCTACATACTCTCGTCTTCCAT GGTCTCCACCACCGTGTTTCTGATGGTTGTGGCGATGCTTGTGACTgcattcctcctcctccttcttcttcttcttgtttatcaTCGTGTCCTGTGAAGATCCTGAAGATATTGGACTTTGGTGCAACCTGTGGAGAGATGTCATTAGTCGAGCATTTCCTCAAGAAGTTGCCACGGCTTGAACAAGTGATCATCGTACTACTACATTGTGATTCCTTCATAGAGGAGGGATGTGATCGTTTTGAAGTCTCCAAGGCACTGGAGATGGCCCCGAGAGCTTCACCAAACTGCAAGCTCAAGGTTGTTAATAATTAG